One part of the Mesorhizobium sp. M4B.F.Ca.ET.058.02.1.1 genome encodes these proteins:
- a CDS encoding glycosyltransferase family 2 protein, which yields MNERLSSKLAHVGAVSPPDPIEFALQRALTLPRVSFIVPTLNEAENLPWLLPRIPSWAHEIIIVDGRSTDDTVAVARGLRADVKVVMEPRRGKGAALQAGFRAATGDIIVMLDADGSMVPEQAIVFVSALMAGADLVKGSRFIQGAGTDDMSLFRMFGNRGLTLFVRLLYGGWFSDLCYGYIAFWTKHVGTLNCDCDGFEIETLINVRALKNHLNIVEVASFEAPRISGESHLRAIPDGWRVLKTILRERVHQQHRRGVTACDDGG from the coding sequence ATGAATGAGCGCCTCTCCAGCAAACTCGCCCACGTCGGTGCCGTATCGCCGCCCGACCCGATTGAATTTGCCCTGCAGCGAGCACTGACGCTGCCCCGAGTGAGCTTCATCGTCCCGACGCTCAATGAAGCCGAGAACCTCCCCTGGCTTCTGCCGCGCATCCCCAGCTGGGCGCATGAGATCATTATCGTGGATGGTCGATCGACAGACGACACTGTCGCGGTCGCGCGCGGCCTGCGCGCGGACGTGAAGGTTGTGATGGAGCCCCGCCGGGGCAAGGGCGCTGCACTGCAAGCGGGATTCCGGGCCGCCACAGGCGACATCATCGTCATGCTGGACGCTGATGGCTCCATGGTGCCGGAGCAGGCGATCGTCTTTGTCAGTGCGCTAATGGCCGGCGCGGATCTCGTCAAGGGTTCACGCTTTATCCAGGGCGCCGGTACCGATGACATGTCGCTGTTCCGGATGTTTGGCAACAGGGGGCTGACCCTGTTCGTGCGACTGCTCTATGGCGGTTGGTTCTCCGACCTATGCTACGGATACATAGCCTTCTGGACCAAGCACGTCGGCACGCTGAATTGCGACTGCGATGGCTTCGAGATAGAGACCCTGATCAACGTACGGGCATTGAAGAACCACCTCAATATCGTCGAGGTGGCGAGTTTCGAGGCTCCCCGCATCAGCGGCGAGAGCCATTTGCGCGCAATCCCGGACGGCTGGCGCGTCCTCAAGACCATCCTGCGTGAGAGGGTTCACCAACAGCACAGGCGAGGCGTGACAGCCTGTGATGACGGCGGGTAG